The segment TGTCGGGGGCGAGCGCCTCTGCGGCGGCTGCAAGGAGCAGGCCGCGGAGCTCATGGCCGAGTTCCTCGAAGCGCACCAAGAGAAACGCGAGGAGGCGAAGGACGTACTCGACGGGATCGACATCGAGTTGGACAGTCCGAGAAAGCGGTAGCCGAGTCCGGGTCGCGACGAATTACGGGTACTGCGGCAGTCGCCCCGACCGCGACGACCCCTCGACAAACGGGAGGTCGACGACCGCTGCCCCGACATCATCTCCGCCGACGCGAACTGTCAACTCCCCCGCTTCGAGTCCGTAGTCGACCAGCGCAAGCGCGATCGGCGCGTCGAGCGACGGGCTGTAGTCGGCGCGCGTGACCTCACCGACGTGCCCGTCGCCGTCGAACACCGCCGCTCCGCCCGTTGGAATCGCATCAAATTCGAGTTCGAGTCCGACGAGTCGGCGCGACGGCTGGCCGCGGTTCTCGATCTTCGAGACGACCTCCTGGCCGACGTAACAGCCCTTCTCGAAATCGAGGGCGTTCCGGAGGCCGAGCACGTTCGGAACAGTGCCCGCCAACTCAGTCTCGAAACGCGGCGTTCCGGCTTCGAGATACAGGTATTCGAGTGTTCGGTAGCCGAACGGCGCGGCGTTCAGCCCGTGGTTGATCAGCGCGTCGAAGACGTTCGCGGCGTCTGCGGCGGCGCAGATCACCTCGTAGCCCTCCTCGCCGGTCAGATCGTCCGTCCGGACGACGGTGACGCCCCAACCGCCGATCCGCCCGCGCACGAACGACAGTGGCTCGTCGGGCGAACTCGGGCCGGTGAGCACCGAGGCGACCTTCTCGGTCGCCTTCGGACCGTGGACGCCGAACACGCCGAAATCATCGCTCGCAGCCCGAACCGTGACGTCCTGAATGAACGTCTTTTCGTCCCACTCCTTGGCGAGTTCCGCCGCCGCCCCCGGCGGGACGAAACACAGCAGTTTCTCGTCGGCGTTGTAGACGTACAGTTCCGTCTCGATCCGCCCCTGGGGGTCGAGCAACAGCGCGTAGACGCCCCGGCTGTCCTCCTCGGGGACCCGGTTCGAGACGGCGTTGTCGACGAAATCGACCCGATCAGAACCGGTCACCTCGACGACGCCGTACCCCATCTCGATCGTTCCGACGACGTTTCTGACGGCCCGATGGACCCGTTCGGGCCGGCCGTAGTGGTCGACGACCCGACGACCGCCGCGTTCGGTGAACGTCGCGCCGTGGGATTCGTGTAGCTCCGAGACGACTGTCATTGTCGCCCCGAACGGTCCGGAGGGGTAAAACGACCGCGTCTCGGCGACGTCTACAGCCCGATTCGCTCGCGGATGTTGTCGAGAAGCGACGACCGTTCGTCGTCAGCGTCCGCCGAACTCGCGTCCGGGACGACGCGGTCGTGGGGGTAGATCCGCATCGGGCCGTCGTCGTTCTCGACGGTGATGAGTCCGGCCTCTTTGAGTTCCGCGAGCGCCGCCTCGAGCTCGTCGATGTCGACCTCGACGCCGCTTCGCAGCTCGAACACGGTCATTCCCTCGTCGGTTCGGTCGACGAGGGTGTCGAGCACTGCGACTTCCGTCTCGTCTCGATCGCGATACTCCCGCTTCGCCTGCATACACGCCGGTTCGACCGGCGTCGGCTTAACCGTTCGGCGGACGCGCGTTCGACGGGAGTGTCGTTCCGGGGCGCTCACGTTGCTCGCGCCCCGCTCCGCCACTCACGGCTCCTGTCGTCGCCGTTCGCCAATTCGTGTTCCTCGCTCTCGCTCGGAACACGCCGTTCGCGGGTCGCGTTGCTCCCCGCTCACCGTTCCGGGGCGCTCACGTTGCTCGCGCCCCGCCTTCGAAGCGTTTTTCTCCCACACCATCACACTCGTGGGTATGGATCGGGACGCCGCCGTCGAAGCCGTCGTCGCGTTGTTCGGCGTCGGGACACTCGCCGCGATCATCCTCTGGATCGGAACCACCTACTACGACGGCGCGCTGACCGATCAGGGAGGCCTCGCGCTAGTCGGCGCGATCGTCTTTTTCATCGTGTTCATGTCAGCGATCGGCCTCGGCCTCTCGCGACGCTACTGACGTTCGACCGTCCGCGCTCTCAGTATCCTCCCCCGCGAGTCACCGCGTTTCCGACTGACGACGCCAATCAGTGACCCGATCGTCGGGCGTCTGTCGGAGTTCCGTCTCGTAGTACGAGAGGGGGTGCCGGATCGTCTCGCAGGTGTCGTCCGCGTTGACGCAGTCACCGTACTCGTCCATCACGACGCACGAGGGGGGTGCGGCGACCGGTCCATCCTCGTCCGCCAGCCGATCGATCTGCGCGCGGACCGACCCGCGGTCGCTCTCCGGCACGTCGCACAGCGCGATCACGCCCTCCGCGTCGAGGCCGGTCGCGAGCAGAAACGACACCAGCGAGAACCGCGAGTGGTCGGTTAATCGGCCCAGCCCCCCGTCGTCGCGCGCCCGCGACAGGAGCGCGCGCATGCACGGCGGGAACAGCCCCGGCGTCACCGTCTCGAATGACATCGGCGGGTCGATGTCGGCGATCGAGCGCCGGAGCGACGCCAGCTCCGCCGACAGCGGCTCCTCGATCTCGGCAGGCACCGGGAGCGGAAGCCCATCCCGAACCCGCCGGCCGACCGCCTCCCGAAGCAGGGTGTACAGCGCCGGGCGTCCGACGGGTACCGTACCGTCCGAGAGGGGACGACGGGCGAGTCGCCACTGCGGCTCCTCCAGCGCGGCGGCGAGTTCGAGATACGCCGTCACGTCGAGGCCGAACCGGCCGTCGCCGATCGCCTCGACCCGCCCCGACAGGTCGAAATCGGCGAGCAGTCGATCGAGCGTCAACCGTTCGCCCCCGGCGCTCTTGAGTTCGAGATCCGCCTCGAAGTCCTCGACGAACCGCTCTCTCGCCGTCGCCGCCTCCGCCGCCGCGTACTTCTCGATCGCCCCCGGCACGTCGAGCAGCGAGACGAGCACGCGGGCGATGGGGTACGAGAGTAACTCCGCGCGGACGCTCCACAGCCGCGGCTCCTCGGCTGCGGTCGTCCCGTCCATCAACGCCCGTTCGACGCGCTCGTGGCCGCGCTCGACGGCCGGGCCGCCCGCCGCGACGAGCTCCGCGAGGTCGATTCCGGCGGCTTCGACGGCTGCCCGCGAGGCGTCCAGAAACGGGTATCGGGCGTGGAGCCGCTCCATACCCCCGCTATCGCCCCGGTGCCGATAAACGCACCGACCTGTTCGATCCGACCGCCCGGCGAGCGATACGCCTTTGGGCGGCGGCGACGACACACGAGCAACGTGCGCCTCAGGTACCGCTGTCCCGGCTGTCGGACGACGAGCAACCTCCACGACCCCGGTTGTGAGTTCGAGGGGACCGACCGTCGCCACATCGAGAAGGCCTACACCGACCTGTTGGGCCCGCTTTCGGCCCGCGAGTACGCCGACGAGGACGCGCTGCGCGCGGACGTGCCGGAGCGTTGGAGCGGCCTTCACTCGGCCGTGTTCGGTCGCCTCGAAAGCGATCAGCGGGTCGTCGAGGAGGACGGTTCGATACGGCTGTTGCCGCCGGAGGAGTACAAGGACCGCGTCTCGCGCCCGACGTTCGAACCGCTTCAGACGATCTACGAGGAGGGGAGCGTCTCGGGTGCGCACGACCACTCCGTGTTCGCCATGGTCGCGTTCTACGAGATGGTCGGCCTCTCTTGGGAGGAGGCCCGCGAGAACACGATCGAGTGGCTCGTGGAGTCGGGGACGTGGACTCGCGGCGGTTTCGAGGAGTCCTCGCCCGAGGAACTCGTCGACTCGAAGCGACACGTCTACGAGCAGGGGTATGGTTGGAAGCAGGCTGCCACCGAGGCGAAGGCCGTCATCGACCGCCGCGTCTCCGCCGCCGAGGAGTGAGGTCGGCGTTCGATTGTCAATTTATTTTGCATCGACGCAAACACTATCACGCCGGGAGCGGAGGTGTACGGTATGCGACGGTGGGACCCATGAGTGTGTCACGCGGTCCGCGCGACCGGGTGCAGATACTCGACGAGGAAGGGACGGTACGTGAGGGCGCGACGGTGCCCGACATCGACGACGACTCGATCGTCGAAATGTACCGCGAGATGCGGCTGGCTCGCCACTTCGACGGTCGCGCGGTCAGCCTCCAGCGACAGGGTCGGATGGGGACGTATCCGCCGCTGTCGGGACAGGAGGCCGCCCAGGTCGGCAGCGCGATGGCGCTCGACGACAGCGACTGGCTCTTCCCGAGCTACCGCGAACACGCGGCGGCACACGTCCGCGGCGTCGGCCTCGACCGGACGCTCCGCTACTGGATGGGCGACGAGCGCGGCAACGCCCACCGCGGGCTGAACGTCTTCCCCGTCGCGGTGCCGATCGCGACCCAGATACTGCACGCGACGGGCGCGTCGTGGGCGGCCGATCTGCGCGGCGACGACGCGGCGTTCCTCTGTTACTTCGGGGACGGCGCGACGAGCGAGGGTGACTTCCACGAGGGGCTGAACTTCGCCGGCGTCTTCGACCTGCCGGCGATCTTCTTCTGTAACAACAACCAGTGGGCAATCTCGGTCCCCAGAGAGCGCCAGTCGGCCTCCGAAACGCTCGCTCAGAAGGCCCATGCCTACGGGTTCGAGGGTGTGCAGGTCGACGGGATGGACCCGCTCGCGGTGTATCAGGTGACGCGCGACGCCGTCACGAAGGCGAACGATCCGGAGGCGGCGAGCGACGAGAGCCCGGGCCGCGCGACCCGGCCGACGCTCATCGAGGCGGTGCAGTACCGCTTCGGCGCGCACACCACGGCGGACGACCCCTCAGTCTACCGCGACGACGACGAGGTCGAACGCTGGCGACAGAAGGATCCGATTCCGAGACTGGAGACGTACCTCCGCGATCGGGGGCTGCTCGACGACGAATCGGTCGACGCGATCGGCCAGTCGGTCGAAGACGAGGTCGCAGAGGCGATCGAGGCCGCCGAAAGCACTTCCCGTCCGGAACCGAGCGATATGTTCGACAACGTGTTCGCCGAACGGACGGATCCGGTGGCCGCCCAGGCGGCCCATCTCGAACAGCTACGCGAGCGCT is part of the Natronomonas salsuginis genome and harbors:
- a CDS encoding DUF7474 family protein, whose product is MRLRYRCPGCRTTSNLHDPGCEFEGTDRRHIEKAYTDLLGPLSAREYADEDALRADVPERWSGLHSAVFGRLESDQRVVEEDGSIRLLPPEEYKDRVSRPTFEPLQTIYEEGSVSGAHDHSVFAMVAFYEMVGLSWEEARENTIEWLVESGTWTRGGFEESSPEELVDSKRHVYEQGYGWKQAATEAKAVIDRRVSAAEE
- a CDS encoding DNA primase large subunit PriL, with translation MERLHARYPFLDASRAAVEAAGIDLAELVAAGGPAVERGHERVERALMDGTTAAEEPRLWSVRAELLSYPIARVLVSLLDVPGAIEKYAAAEAATARERFVEDFEADLELKSAGGERLTLDRLLADFDLSGRVEAIGDGRFGLDVTAYLELAAALEEPQWRLARRPLSDGTVPVGRPALYTLLREAVGRRVRDGLPLPVPAEIEEPLSAELASLRRSIADIDPPMSFETVTPGLFPPCMRALLSRARDDGGLGRLTDHSRFSLVSFLLATGLDAEGVIALCDVPESDRGSVRAQIDRLADEDGPVAAPPSCVVMDEYGDCVNADDTCETIRHPLSYYETELRQTPDDRVTDWRRQSETR
- the pdhA gene encoding pyruvate dehydrogenase (acetyl-transferring) E1 component subunit alpha, encoding MSVSRGPRDRVQILDEEGTVREGATVPDIDDDSIVEMYREMRLARHFDGRAVSLQRQGRMGTYPPLSGQEAAQVGSAMALDDSDWLFPSYREHAAAHVRGVGLDRTLRYWMGDERGNAHRGLNVFPVAVPIATQILHATGASWAADLRGDDAAFLCYFGDGATSEGDFHEGLNFAGVFDLPAIFFCNNNQWAISVPRERQSASETLAQKAHAYGFEGVQVDGMDPLAVYQVTRDAVTKANDPEAASDESPGRATRPTLIEAVQYRFGAHTTADDPSVYRDDDEVERWRQKDPIPRLETYLRDRGLLDDESVDAIGQSVEDEVAEAIEAAESTSRPEPSDMFDNVFAERTDPVAAQAAHLEQLRERYGDEELLE
- a CDS encoding DUF6432 family protein encodes the protein MQAKREYRDRDETEVAVLDTLVDRTDEGMTVFELRSGVEVDIDELEAALAELKEAGLITVENDDGPMRIYPHDRVVPDASSADADDERSSLLDNIRERIGL
- the ygfZ gene encoding CAF17-like 4Fe-4S cluster assembly/insertion protein YgfZ, translating into MTVVSELHESHGATFTERGGRRVVDHYGRPERVHRAVRNVVGTIEMGYGVVEVTGSDRVDFVDNAVSNRVPEEDSRGVYALLLDPQGRIETELYVYNADEKLLCFVPPGAAAELAKEWDEKTFIQDVTVRAASDDFGVFGVHGPKATEKVASVLTGPSSPDEPLSFVRGRIGGWGVTVVRTDDLTGEEGYEVICAAADAANVFDALINHGLNAAPFGYRTLEYLYLEAGTPRFETELAGTVPNVLGLRNALDFEKGCYVGQEVVSKIENRGQPSRRLVGLELEFDAIPTGGAAVFDGDGHVGEVTRADYSPSLDAPIALALVDYGLEAGELTVRVGGDDVGAAVVDLPFVEGSSRSGRLPQYP
- a CDS encoding DUF7472 family protein; translated protein: MDRDAAVEAVVALFGVGTLAAIILWIGTTYYDGALTDQGGLALVGAIVFFIVFMSAIGLGLSRRY